One window from the genome of Natrialba magadii ATCC 43099 encodes:
- a CDS encoding ABC transporter permease, translated as MKPLTDYLDLSQQFPLTRQQLRETDRSTAALVLSSAIVAFLVMSPMLWLVFRATEVDPARAYSLIVSSQTGWITLNSIVLMAIVMLCSILLGVPLAVLTTRTDLPYPRFWTIVAALPLVIPSYIGAIAFVGMFGSGGEIDSVLGTTIPAIDGLSGSIFIITLYTYPYVFLTTRAALLSMDSSIVDAARTLNAGPFEAFKRVTFPQIRPGIAAGALLAGLYAISDFGTPAFMGANVFTSRIYWETTGFGREYAALLALQLIAIVAVVLVIEAGIGRDEDATSSGDGEGSTIRLGNWKWPAMGFVSLLGTLTLVIPVAIFTRWLFRSEGDRIPAYEFQLEFAFNSVYLALLAALVACLFALPVAYYSGRVNSLTSRILERATYVGFAVPGVVIGLALVFLGNRMLPSLYRQGVWLLVFAYVVRFLPQAVGTIRSSVLQVDEKTIEAARTLNAGRLETFRRVTLPLIMPGVVAGSVLVFLTTMKELPVTLMLRPIGMETLVSLIWNAQDSLAYRYAAVPALLLILISGLSMLILLRQEGGKLS; from the coding sequence ATGAAACCACTTACGGACTATCTCGATCTCTCACAGCAGTTTCCCCTGACCCGCCAACAACTCCGAGAGACCGATCGATCCACGGCTGCATTGGTGCTCTCGAGTGCCATCGTCGCCTTCCTGGTCATGTCCCCGATGCTCTGGTTGGTCTTTCGGGCGACTGAGGTTGACCCCGCTCGTGCCTACAGCCTCATTGTCTCCTCGCAGACCGGCTGGATTACGCTCAACAGCATCGTTCTCATGGCAATCGTGATGCTGTGTTCGATTCTCCTCGGGGTTCCACTTGCCGTCTTGACGACCCGAACGGACCTTCCCTACCCCCGCTTCTGGACTATCGTGGCCGCACTCCCGCTCGTCATCCCCAGTTACATCGGTGCGATCGCGTTCGTGGGTATGTTCGGCTCTGGCGGTGAGATCGACTCGGTTCTCGGAACCACGATCCCCGCTATCGACGGACTCTCCGGATCGATATTCATCATCACGCTGTATACGTATCCCTACGTGTTTCTGACGACCCGAGCGGCGCTGCTGTCGATGGATAGTTCGATCGTCGACGCCGCCCGAACGCTGAATGCCGGACCGTTCGAGGCGTTCAAACGGGTCACCTTCCCCCAGATCAGACCCGGGATCGCCGCCGGCGCACTGCTCGCCGGACTTTACGCAATTTCGGACTTCGGAACACCGGCGTTCATGGGTGCAAACGTCTTTACAAGTCGAATCTACTGGGAAACCACTGGCTTCGGTCGTGAATACGCTGCTTTGCTCGCACTACAACTGATAGCGATCGTTGCCGTCGTCCTAGTCATCGAGGCCGGAATCGGACGTGACGAAGACGCTACCAGCAGTGGCGACGGTGAGGGGAGTACAATTCGACTCGGAAACTGGAAGTGGCCCGCAATGGGATTCGTCTCACTCCTTGGCACGCTCACCCTCGTCATCCCCGTTGCGATCTTTACCCGCTGGCTCTTCCGCAGCGAAGGCGATCGAATCCCAGCCTACGAGTTCCAACTCGAGTTCGCGTTCAACTCGGTCTACCTCGCGCTGTTAGCCGCACTCGTCGCATGTCTGTTTGCACTGCCGGTCGCCTACTACTCCGGTCGAGTGAACTCGCTCACCTCACGGATTCTCGAACGAGCAACCTACGTTGGATTCGCCGTCCCCGGCGTCGTCATCGGACTTGCACTGGTGTTCCTCGGTAACAGGATGCTTCCGTCGCTGTACAGACAGGGCGTCTGGCTGCTGGTTTTCGCGTACGTCGTCCGCTTTCTCCCACAGGCGGTTGGGACCATTCGGTCGTCGGTGCTACAGGTCGACGAGAAAACGATCGAGGCCGCCCGGACGCTCAACGCCGGTCGACTCGAGACGTTCCGTCGCGTGACCCTGCCGCTGATCATGCCCGGTGTTGTCGCCGGCAGCGTCCTCGTCTTCTTGACGACGATGAAGGAATTGCCGGTTACGCTGATGCTCAGACCGATTGGGATGGAGACGCTCGTCAGCCTGATCTGGAACGCACAGGATTCACTTGCCTACCGCTATGCGGCCGTTCCCGCGTTGTTGCTCATCCTTATTTCGGGGCTCTCGATGCTGATCTTGCTCCGACAGGAAGGTGGCAAGCTCAGCTAG
- a CDS encoding DUF7090 family protein, whose product MDYTLEIEETPDSVPGGTGILLLHPSTGETDRIDTEFLKTDTDHFLVVSTRTTAREVKQKLEYYDVDEERAEILDTLSIEHGYSRRKSDTVHYVAAPDDVDGIIEHIDGFLENHDGKLRLSFDSITELAYYAGDDEALEAVDRILELLETYDAVGLFHVSEDPHEPELVEAFRDRFDGVIDLDEDGDVDAEF is encoded by the coding sequence ATGGATTACACGCTCGAGATCGAGGAGACACCGGACAGCGTACCAGGTGGGACAGGCATTCTCTTGCTCCACCCAAGCACCGGCGAAACGGACCGTATCGACACCGAATTCCTCAAAACCGACACCGATCACTTCCTCGTCGTCTCCACGCGAACCACCGCCCGCGAAGTCAAGCAGAAACTCGAGTACTACGACGTCGACGAAGAGCGCGCCGAAATTTTAGACACCCTGAGCATCGAACACGGCTACTCCCGCCGCAAGAGCGACACCGTCCACTACGTCGCCGCTCCCGACGACGTCGACGGCATCATCGAGCACATCGACGGCTTCCTCGAGAATCACGACGGCAAACTGCGACTCAGTTTCGACTCGATCACCGAACTCGCCTACTACGCTGGCGACGACGAAGCCCTCGAAGCTGTCGACCGCATTCTCGAGCTACTCGAGACGTACGACGCAGTCGGGCTCTTTCATGTCTCGGAAGATCCCCACGAGCCAGAACTTGTCGAGGCGTTCCGTGATCGCTTTGACGGCGTGATCGACCTCGACGAAGATGGCGATGTCGACGCGGAGTTCTAG
- a CDS encoding DUF7089 family protein, with amino-acid sequence MFEARDLSRPVEVVRDEHAPDALVFDCERDFETLPPAVAEDLGLVVNTLEPASYPAAWLPEDAPTLLSRYASSDLTIGMPGDGSVVWTRQTDPPIVLVKPRVEGSPESFVDFLLAEAFVELGLDTPEHFIGFFEDEYADLDQAVDLDPNSTYQIAAALYDGWTGLQTREVFAEWHEHSDRAELGDAWQDAGTRLEDRVAGLPRAVARGETDFADATELACASIKHAIELPAPFAALDTSAYRDHGPEYAIRWAEKTFDALAE; translated from the coding sequence ATGTTCGAGGCTCGTGACCTCTCACGCCCGGTCGAGGTAGTTCGAGACGAGCACGCGCCCGACGCCCTCGTCTTCGACTGCGAGCGTGACTTCGAGACACTTCCACCGGCGGTCGCCGAGGATCTCGGTCTCGTAGTCAACACGCTCGAACCGGCGAGCTATCCAGCGGCGTGGCTGCCCGAAGATGCACCCACGTTGCTGTCACGGTACGCGAGTTCCGATCTGACGATCGGGATGCCCGGTGACGGCAGCGTCGTCTGGACGCGCCAGACCGATCCACCGATCGTCCTCGTCAAGCCGAGAGTCGAGGGATCGCCGGAGTCGTTCGTCGACTTCCTCCTCGCAGAGGCGTTCGTCGAACTCGGGCTCGACACCCCCGAGCACTTCATCGGCTTTTTCGAAGACGAGTACGCGGACCTCGATCAGGCGGTCGATCTCGACCCGAACAGCACCTACCAGATCGCAGCGGCGCTGTACGACGGCTGGACGGGACTCCAGACCCGGGAGGTCTTTGCCGAGTGGCACGAGCACTCAGACCGCGCGGAACTCGGTGACGCCTGGCAGGACGCGGGAACACGACTCGAGGACCGGGTTGCTGGACTCCCCCGTGCGGTCGCGCGCGGCGAGACGGACTTCGCGGACGCGACCGAACTCGCCTGTGCGTCGATCAAACACGCGATCGAGTTACCGGCACCGTTCGCCGCGCTGGATACGAGCGCCTACCGTGATCACGGGCCGGAGTATGCGATCCGGTGGGCGGAGAAGACGTTCGACGCGCTCGCGGAGTGA
- a CDS encoding OapC/ArvC family zinc-ribbon domain-containing protein: protein MPHECTNCGRTFPDGSKEMLSGCPDCNGNKFQFTPSSAANTDAASDSTGGTGTQRPDSNSSPDQNTDSSGVTSRAAETVRDWVTRDDTEDAPDPSTAWPTSPASEADSSTAATDTTSTDSDSGSDSGSDSVSKSRSSTTSKPATDTDPDADEFGSFKEWPDTARRPEDRSSASEDASAWEQASPRPAADADEPSEDGGSASSAPRQQRSDSSTTATMADSENTAQSDARSEVIPSDELPTGTATSASSQSTPASGDRSVETAPSTESAGETSTESAGETSTESAGEPSAESAGGSSTESAGEELPAGAGDSPPEHGRVVSEPSGESPSMEELREELNKQFESIKIVRPGQYELNLMELYNREEYIISLQEDGRYVIDVPDSWREGGEE, encoded by the coding sequence ATGCCACACGAATGCACGAACTGCGGCCGGACATTCCCCGACGGCTCCAAGGAGATGCTCTCGGGGTGTCCCGACTGCAACGGGAACAAGTTCCAGTTCACGCCCTCATCGGCGGCGAACACGGATGCAGCGTCGGATTCCACTGGTGGAACTGGAACGCAGCGTCCCGACTCCAACTCATCCCCCGATCAGAACACGGACTCGAGTGGCGTCACGAGCCGCGCAGCTGAAACGGTCCGGGACTGGGTTACTCGAGACGATACTGAGGACGCACCTGACCCCTCGACGGCGTGGCCGACCTCACCAGCGTCGGAGGCCGATTCGAGTACAGCAGCTACCGATACCACTAGTACGGATTCGGATTCAGGTTCGGATTCTGGTTCGGATTCGGTCTCGAAGTCACGCTCAAGTACAACTTCGAAGCCAGCTACAGACACCGACCCCGACGCAGACGAGTTCGGCTCCTTCAAGGAGTGGCCCGACACTGCTCGCCGTCCGGAAGACCGCTCGTCGGCCAGCGAGGATGCTTCCGCCTGGGAACAGGCCTCGCCTCGTCCAGCCGCCGACGCGGACGAACCATCCGAAGATGGGGGGTCCGCTTCGAGTGCACCGCGCCAGCAACGGTCGGACTCGAGTACGACGGCGACGATGGCGGACAGCGAGAATACGGCCCAGTCGGATGCGCGAAGCGAAGTGATTCCGAGCGATGAGTTACCGACGGGGACGGCGACCAGTGCGTCGTCGCAGTCGACACCGGCGAGTGGTGACCGGTCTGTGGAGACAGCCCCGTCCACGGAATCCGCTGGTGAGACATCCACGGAATCCGCTGGTGAGACATCCACGGAATCCGCTGGTGAGCCATCCGCGGAGTCTGCCGGTGGGTCGTCCACGGAATCCGCCGGTGAAGAACTGCCTGCGGGCGCGGGCGATAGCCCGCCGGAACACGGCCGCGTCGTCAGCGAACCGAGCGGGGAGAGTCCGTCGATGGAGGAGCTTCGGGAGGAACTCAACAAGCAGTTCGAGAGTATCAAGATCGTTCGTCCGGGCCAGTACGAACTCAATCTGATGGAGCTCTACAACCGCGAGGAGTACATTATTTCGCTGCAGGAAGACGGTCGGTACGTGATCGACGTGCCCGATTCCTGGCGAGAGGGTGGCGAAGAGTAA
- a CDS encoding DUF2073 domain-containing protein: MPTATNADDSDPPDSDGVQIDLISGERMDSMATMEKIRMILDGVHDGNIVILEEGLTPDEESRLIEVTMSEISPDEFNGIEIETYPKSETRDSSLLGRLMGSDETEAKLTVIGPANQIETLHKDETLISALVSRD; this comes from the coding sequence ATGCCAACAGCAACTAACGCGGACGACTCCGATCCGCCGGACTCCGACGGCGTCCAGATCGACCTCATCAGCGGCGAGCGCATGGATAGCATGGCGACGATGGAGAAGATCCGGATGATCTTAGACGGTGTTCACGACGGAAACATCGTCATCCTCGAGGAGGGGCTTACCCCGGACGAAGAGAGTCGCCTCATCGAGGTCACGATGTCCGAGATCAGCCCGGACGAGTTCAACGGGATCGAGATCGAGACGTATCCCAAATCGGAGACCCGCGACTCGTCACTACTCGGCCGACTCATGGGTTCGGACGAGACCGAGGCGAAGCTGACCGTGATCGGGCCGGCAAACCAGATCGAGACACTCCACAAGGACGAAACACTCATCAGCGCACTCGTTTCCCGTGATTAG
- a CDS encoding Era-like GTP-binding protein: MGLFTELKDSISRVTDRLFSEQEPKRIGIYGPPNAGKTTLANRIARDWTGDAIGTESHVPHETRRARRKENVEIERNGKTVTIDIVDTPGVTTKVDYEEFTDEMEEDDAIRRSREATEGVAEAMHWLREDVDGVIYVLDSAEDPITQVNTMLIGIIESRDLPVLIFANKIDLDDSSVKRIEDAFPQHKTIPLSAKEGENMDEVYENIAEYFG; the protein is encoded by the coding sequence ATGGGACTGTTCACAGAACTCAAAGATAGTATCTCTCGGGTTACGGACCGCCTGTTCTCCGAACAGGAACCCAAACGAATCGGTATCTATGGTCCACCGAACGCTGGAAAGACGACGCTCGCGAACCGAATCGCTCGCGACTGGACTGGCGATGCGATCGGGACTGAAAGCCACGTTCCACACGAAACGCGGCGCGCGCGCAGGAAAGAAAATGTCGAGATCGAGCGCAACGGTAAGACGGTGACGATCGACATCGTCGACACACCTGGTGTCACGACGAAAGTCGACTACGAAGAGTTTACCGACGAAATGGAGGAGGACGACGCCATCCGCCGTTCGCGCGAGGCGACCGAAGGGGTCGCCGAGGCCATGCACTGGCTTCGCGAGGACGTCGACGGCGTTATCTACGTCCTCGACAGCGCGGAGGATCCGATCACGCAGGTCAACACGATGTTGATCGGTATCATCGAGTCTCGGGATCTCCCGGTTCTCATCTTCGCGAACAAGATCGACCTGGACGACTCGAGTGTCAAGCGAATCGAGGACGCGTTCCCGCAGCACAAGACGATCCCGCTGTCCGCAAAGGAGGGTGAGAACATGGACGAAGTCTACGAGAACATCGCGGAGTACTTCGGGTGA
- a CDS encoding Cdc6/Cdc18 family protein, with amino-acid sequence MSDDETEQTNSNTGTDTDSHSSQRGDRASSDRSSHQSDLSSDANSNSNSNSDSTSNRPVNSSANADGPRNSTSTSPSTSTNSNTAGSDNTHGFSTDFGDTDLGDDGEDSNQGLFDDLLSGEPIFENKEVLRPSYTPHELPHRSDQINKMATILVAALRGETPSNILIYGKTGTGKTASAKFVSKELESTSQKYSVPCDVEYINCEVTDTQYRVLAQLANKFIEKNKARIDDQIESLQALREEVAAYDEASERQGSTDTPSATQSESEHNSNISTGNDPDQMASEEGNSSHTPVENGGYSNSSGASERRERSENAQQSHGTPPRQTANQPPHPLEETAFESVADIDARIESLREDKDSFEEVPMTGWPTDRVYSVFFDAVDYDERVVVIMLDEIDKLVEKSGDDTLYNLSRMNSELENSRVSIIGISNDLKFTDFLDPRVKSSLGEEEIVFPPYDANQLRDILQHRSEVAFKGGALSTDVIPLCAAFAAQEHGDARRALDLLRTAGELAERSQAETIVEEHVRQAQDKIELDRVVEVVRTLPTQSKLVLFAIILLEKNGVHSINTGEVFNIYKRLCEEIDADVLTQRRVTDLISELDMLGIVNAVVVSKGRYGRTKEISLSVPIDETEAVLLSDSRLSDIDDIQPFVQARFEN; translated from the coding sequence ATGTCAGACGACGAAACGGAACAAACAAATTCGAACACGGGCACAGATACCGATTCACACAGCTCACAGCGGGGCGACCGTGCGAGCAGTGATCGTTCCTCTCACCAGTCCGACTTATCTTCTGACGCGAACTCGAACTCGAACTCGAACTCAGACTCTACGTCGAACCGACCAGTGAACTCGAGTGCGAATGCGGACGGTCCCAGAAACAGTACTAGTACCAGTCCCAGTACCAGTACTAATTCCAATACTGCCGGATCTGACAACACTCACGGTTTCTCGACCGATTTCGGTGACACCGACCTTGGTGACGACGGTGAGGACTCAAACCAGGGCCTGTTCGACGACCTCCTGAGTGGCGAACCAATCTTCGAGAACAAGGAGGTCCTTCGGCCATCGTACACACCCCACGAACTTCCCCACCGAAGCGACCAGATCAACAAGATGGCGACCATCCTGGTCGCCGCGCTTCGCGGCGAAACGCCGTCAAACATCCTCATCTACGGGAAGACCGGGACGGGGAAGACCGCGAGCGCGAAGTTCGTCAGCAAAGAACTCGAGAGTACTTCCCAGAAGTACAGCGTCCCGTGTGACGTCGAGTACATCAACTGCGAGGTAACCGACACGCAGTATCGCGTGCTCGCCCAGCTTGCGAACAAGTTCATCGAGAAGAACAAAGCACGAATCGACGACCAGATCGAATCCTTACAGGCGCTCCGTGAGGAGGTTGCGGCGTACGACGAGGCATCAGAACGCCAGGGGAGCACCGACACACCGTCGGCGACCCAGTCCGAATCCGAACACAACAGCAACATTTCGACTGGAAACGATCCCGATCAGATGGCATCTGAGGAGGGCAACAGTTCACATACTCCAGTGGAAAATGGGGGGTACAGTAACAGTAGTGGCGCTTCGGAACGGCGCGAACGCTCGGAGAACGCACAACAATCGCACGGAACGCCACCGCGGCAAACAGCGAATCAGCCACCACACCCACTCGAGGAGACGGCATTCGAATCGGTCGCTGACATCGACGCGCGGATCGAGTCTCTGCGGGAGGACAAGGACTCGTTCGAAGAGGTGCCGATGACCGGGTGGCCCACGGATCGCGTCTACAGCGTCTTCTTCGATGCTGTCGACTACGACGAGCGGGTGGTCGTCATTATGCTCGACGAAATCGACAAACTCGTCGAAAAGAGCGGCGACGACACGCTCTACAATCTTTCGCGAATGAACTCCGAACTCGAGAACTCTCGCGTCTCGATCATCGGCATTTCGAACGACCTCAAGTTCACTGACTTTCTCGACCCACGCGTGAAGTCCAGTCTGGGTGAGGAGGAGATCGTTTTCCCACCGTACGACGCCAACCAGCTCCGGGACATTCTCCAGCATCGTTCCGAAGTCGCGTTCAAAGGGGGCGCGCTGTCTACAGACGTCATCCCGTTGTGTGCGGCCTTCGCTGCACAGGAACACGGGGACGCACGCCGCGCACTCGATCTCCTTCGGACGGCGGGCGAACTCGCAGAACGTTCGCAAGCCGAAACCATCGTCGAAGAGCACGTCCGCCAGGCACAGGACAAGATCGAACTCGACCGTGTGGTCGAGGTTGTTCGGACCCTCCCAACCCAGAGCAAACTGGTCCTGTTTGCAATCATCCTCCTCGAGAAGAACGGTGTACACAGCATCAATACGGGCGAGGTGTTCAATATCTACAAGCGTCTCTGTGAGGAGATCGACGCTGATGTACTCACACAGCGCCGCGTCACGGACCTGATTAGCGAACTCGATATGCTCGGGATCGTCAACGCCGTAGTCGTCTCCAAGGGACGGTACGGCCGAACGAAGGAGATCAGCCTCTCGGTGCCGATCGACGAGACGGAGGCCGTACTGCTCTCTGACTCTCGGCTTTCGGATATCGACGATATTCAGCCGTTCGTGCAGGCGCGCTTCGAGAACTAA
- a CDS encoding S24/S26 family peptidase produces MSGPDPGGTDDDVGDRRRERDRESDGERAHDHDHDHEHEHEHEYEHESGSETGTESDRDRDDEREREHEREREQGRGREAGPNPRDDPSDRADRVTIEDDGVIRWFLRSNDEGVVIVRDVLSSVAIVAAIGLLLFAVSGIWPPLVAVESGSMEPNMERGDLIFVVDDDRFVGDDPAGETGVVTLENGQDGNHEKFGEPGDVIVFMPDGDPGQTPVIHRAHFWVDEGENWVDTKADEEIVGGATCDQVRTCPAPHDGFVTMGDNNNGYDQYQGGAATTIVHPDWVTGKAMFRIPWLGHIRLAFDEFFGGMLGPIAPGATGLIDGEMLELMSNAGLGVGASAGAGVVAAAHRFRA; encoded by the coding sequence ATGAGCGGCCCTGATCCCGGTGGGACTGACGACGATGTTGGCGATCGGCGTCGTGAGCGTGATCGCGAGAGCGACGGTGAGCGAGCGCACGATCACGATCACGATCACGAGCACGAGCACGAGCACGAATACGAACACGAGTCCGGGTCCGAGACCGGGACGGAGTCCGATCGTGACCGTGACGACGAACGGGAACGGGAACACGAACGCGAACGCGAACAGGGACGGGGACGGGAAGCCGGACCGAACCCACGCGACGACCCCAGCGATCGCGCCGACCGCGTGACCATCGAAGACGACGGTGTCATCCGCTGGTTTCTGCGCTCGAACGACGAGGGTGTCGTCATCGTCAGAGACGTTCTAAGCAGCGTTGCGATCGTTGCCGCGATCGGACTTCTCCTCTTCGCCGTCAGCGGGATCTGGCCGCCACTCGTTGCCGTCGAGAGCGGCAGCATGGAACCCAACATGGAGCGCGGCGATCTCATCTTCGTCGTCGACGACGACCGCTTCGTCGGTGACGACCCTGCCGGCGAGACCGGCGTGGTAACACTCGAGAACGGCCAGGACGGCAACCACGAGAAGTTCGGTGAACCCGGAGACGTCATCGTCTTCATGCCGGATGGCGATCCGGGACAGACACCGGTGATACACCGGGCACACTTCTGGGTCGACGAGGGCGAAAACTGGGTCGACACGAAGGCAGACGAGGAGATCGTCGGCGGCGCAACCTGCGACCAGGTACGGACCTGTCCAGCCCCACACGACGGGTTCGTCACGATGGGTGACAACAACAACGGCTACGACCAGTACCAGGGCGGAGCCGCGACGACGATTGTCCATCCCGACTGGGTGACCGGCAAGGCGATGTTCCGTATCCCGTGGCTCGGCCACATCCGCCTCGCGTTCGACGAATTCTTCGGCGGCATGCTGGGACCGATCGCACCCGGTGCGACGGGACTGATCGACGGTGAAATGCTCGAGCTCATGAGTAACGCAGGACTCGGCGTCGGTGCTAGCGCGGGTGCTGGAGTCGTGGCTGCAGCACACCGCTTCCGGGCGTAA